The Anas platyrhynchos isolate ZD024472 breed Pekin duck chromosome 31, IASCAAS_PekinDuck_T2T, whole genome shotgun sequence genome includes a window with the following:
- the LOC140000001 gene encoding olfactory receptor 14C36-like: MPNSSSVSEFLLLAFTDTRELQLLHFALFLGIYLAALLGNGLILTAIACDHHLHTPMYFFLLNLTLLDLGCISTTVPKAMANALWDTRTISYQGCAAQVFFFFFLVGAEYSLLTIMAYDRYVAICKPLHYGSLVGSRACAQMAEAAWGSGFLNAVLHTANTFSLPLCQGNAVDQFFCEVPHIIKFSCSDAYLREVGALVFSVSLGCGCFVFIFFSYVQILRAVLRMPSEQGRHKAFSTCLPHLAVVSLTLSTALVAYLKPPSISSSSLDMVVSFLYSVVPPALNPLIYSMRNQELKHALWKLIGYMLLLHQ; this comes from the coding sequence atgcccaacagcagctctgtgagtgagttcctcctgctggcattcacagacacgcgcgagctgcagctcctgcacttcgcgctcttcctgggcatctacctggctgccctcctgggcaacggcctcatcctcaccgccataGCCTGCGATCACCATctgcacacccccatgtacttcttcctgctCAACCTCActctcctcgacctgggctgcatctccaccactgtccccaaagccatggccaatgccctctgggacaccaggaccatctcctatcaaggctgtgctgcacaggtcttctttttcttcttcttggttggagcagagtattcccttctcaccatcatggcctacgaccgctacgttgccatctgcaagcccctgcactacgggagcctcgtgggcagcagagcttgtgcccagatggcagaagctgcctggggcagtggctttctcaatgctgtcctgcacacggccaacacgttttccctgcccctctgccaaggcaatgctgtggaccagttcttctgtgaagtcccCCACATCATCAAgttctcctgctcagatgcctacctgagggaagttggggcacttgtgtttagtgtttctttgggctgtggttgttttgttttcatttttttctcgtATGTGCAGATCTtgagggcagtgctgaggatgccctctgagcagggccggcacaaagccttttccacatgcctccctcacctagctgtggtctctctgactctcagcactgccttggttgcctacctgaagcccccctccatctcttcctcATCCCTGGATAtggtggtgtcatttctgtactcggtggtgcctccagcactgaaccccctcatctacagcatgaggaaccaggagctcaagcacGCCTTGTGGAAACTCATTGGATACATGCTTCTTTTGCATCAATAG
- the LOC119714724 gene encoding olfactory receptor 14J1-like, whose product MPNVSSVSEFLLLAFTDTRELQLLHFTLFLGIYLAALLGNGLILSAVACNHRLHTPMYFFLLNLALLDLGCISTTLPKAMANAFWDTRVISYQGCAAQLFLFAFLVVAEYYLLTVMAYDRYVAICKPLHYGSLLGSRACAQMAAAAWGSGFLNAVLHTANTFSLPLCHGNVVDQFFCEIPQILKLSCSDAYLREVWALVFSVSIAFLCFVFIMLSYVQILREVLRIPSEQGRHKAFSMCLPHLAVVSLFISTGMFAYLKPPSISSPSMDLIVSVLYSVVPSSVNPLIYSMRNQEFKDAVRKLFGYMLLYNH is encoded by the coding sequence atgcccaacgtcagctctgtgagtgagttcctcctgctggcattcacagacacgcgcgagctgcagctcctgcacttcacgctcttcctgggcatctacctggctgccctcctgggcaacggcctcatcctcagcgccgtagcctgcaaccaccgcctccacacccccatgtacttcttcctcctcaaccttgccctccttgacctgggctgcatctccaccactctgcccaaagccatggccaatgccttctgggacaccagggtcatctcctatcaaggctgtgctgcccaactctttctctttgctttcttggTTGTAGCAGAGTATTaccttctcactgtcatggcctatgaccgctacgttgccatctgcaagcccctgcactacgggagcctcctgggcagcagagcttgtgcccagatggcagcagctgcctggggcagtggctttctcaatgctgtcctgcacacagccaacacattttccctgcccctctgccacggCAATgttgtggaccagttcttctgtgaaatcccccagatcctcaagctctcttgctcagatgcctacctcagggaagtttgGGCACTAGTTTTTAGCGTTTCTATagcctttctttgctttgttttcatcatGTTATCCTATGTGCAGATTCTCAGGGAagtgctgaggattccctctgagcagggccggcacaaagccttttccatgtgcctccctcacctggccgtggtctccctctttatcagcactggcatgtttgcctaccttaagcctccctccatctcttccccatccatGGATCTTATTGTGTCAGTTCTCTACTCAGTTGTTCCTTCatcagtgaaccccctcatctacagcatgaggaaccaggagttCAAGGATGCAGTAAGGAAACTGTTTGGATACATGCTTCTTTACAATCACTAA
- the LOC140000003 gene encoding olfactory receptor 14A16-like, with translation MSNRSTITEFLLLAFTDMRELQLLHFTLFLGIYLAALLGNGLILSAVACHHRLHTPMYFFLLNLALLDLGCISTTLPKAMANALWDTRAISYQGCAAQVFFFLFFLAAEYSILTVMAYDRYVAICKPLHYGSLLGSRACAQMAAAAWGSGFLNAVLHTANTFSLPLCQGNAVDQFFCEIPQILKLSCSDSYLREVWAILFSILLALGCFGFIALSYVQIFRAVLRMPSCQGRHKAFSTCLPHLAVVSLMVSTAIFAYLKPSSISSPSLDLVVTLLYTVVPPVANPLIYSMRNRELRDSVWTLLEYTHRQ, from the coding sequence ATGTCCAACAGAAGCACCATCACTGAATTCTTGCTGCTGGCATTCACAGACatgcgcgagctgcagctcctgcacttcacgctcttcctgggcatctacctggctgccctcctgggcaacggcctcatcctcagcgccgtagcctgccaccaccgcctccacacccccatgtacttcttcctcctcaacctcgccctccttgacctgggctgcatctccaccactctgcccaaagccatggccaatgccctctgggacaccagggccatctcctatcaaggatgtgctgctcaggtctttttctttctcttctttctagcAGCAGAGTACTCTAtactcaccgtcatggcctatgaccgctacgttgccatctgcaagcccctgcactacgggagcctcctgggcagcagagcttgtgcccagatggcagcagctgcctggggcagtggctttctcaatgctgtcctgcacacagccaacacattttccctgcccctctgccaaggcaatgctgtggaccagttcttctgtgaaatcccccagatcctcaaactctcctgctcagattccTATCTCAGAGAAGTTTGGGCAATTCTGTTTAGCATTTTGTTAGCATtaggttgttttggttttattgctctgtcctatgtgcagatcttcagggcagtgctgaggatgccttcttgtcagggccggcacaaagccttttccacgtgtctccctcacctggccgtcgTCTCCCTGATGGTCAGCACTGCCatttttgcctacctgaagccctcctccatctcctccccatccctggacctggtggtcaCGCTTCTGTACACCGTGGTTCCTCCAGTAgcgaaccccctcatctacagcatgaggaaccggGAACTAAGGGATTCCGTCTGGACTCTACTTGAATACACACATCGTCAGTAA